Proteins encoded by one window of Panicum virgatum strain AP13 chromosome 7N, P.virgatum_v5, whole genome shotgun sequence:
- the LOC120683783 gene encoding uncharacterized protein LOC120683783, whose amino-acid sequence MAADVSSVARLLRGEAGKKGGPEIVTMDLLSSCGGGGGAAAEDEVVDLEVSVPAGFERRLDLLSGRTFLTPRYPSVLDGHQDLNLPPLGAPAAAPPTTSAAVCTLDMVRSALERAAAGRTAASPATSTTSSASTSSSSSSAGKRNRSPSTAATPAMRAAACPSCLTYVLIAEEDPRCPRCAARVPPLRGKSAADDGNGKKPRIDLNAAADETE is encoded by the exons ATGGCGGCGGACGTGAGCTCTGTGGCCAGGCTGCTCCGCGGGGAGGCGGGGAAGAAGGGCGGGCCGGAGATCGTGACTATGGATCTTCtgagcagctgcggcggcggcggcggcgccgccgcggaggacgaGGTGGTCGACCTCGAGGTCTCGGTGCCTGCCGGGTTCGAGCGACGGCTTGACCTCCTG TCCGGCAGGACGTTCCTGACCCCTCGTTACCCGAGCGTCCTGGACGGTCACCAAGACCTCAACCTGCCTCCGCTGGGCGCcccggcggcagcgccgccaACGACCTCGGCCGCGGTCTGCACCCTCGACATGGTCCGCTCCGCTCTCGagcgtgccgccgccgggaggaccgccgcctcgccggcaacgtcgACCACATCGTCCGCGTCCACCTCATCGTCGTCTTCCTCCGCGGGAAAGCGCAACAGGTCGCCGTCGACTGCCGCGACCCCCGCGATGCGCGCAGCCGCGTGCCCATCCTGCCTCACCTACGTGCTCATCGCCGAGGAGGACCCCCGCTGCCCGCGTTGCGCGGCGAGGGTGCCACCACTCCGCGGGAAGTCCGCCGCCGATGACGGCAACGGCAAGAAGCCGAGGATCGACCTGAATGCGGCTGCCGATGAGACCGAGTGA